One genomic region from Methanorbis furvi encodes:
- a CDS encoding ribose 1,5-bisphosphate isomerase — translation MTLLQTAEQIQTMQIRGAGKIAREAVAALRDHAETLPRTGDVAAFIREMEHAASILLGTRPTAVSLPNAIQMVMRDVRTARTEEAARRILREKADAFIWSSRTALDRIAAMGANHIPDGSIVMTHCNSKAALGCILEAKRQGKDIEVYATEVRPWNQGRLTIKTLNDNEIPTTYFVDSAVRSMMKEIDLVIVGADAITVNGAVVNKIGTSQIALCANEARKNVIVTAETYKFAPRTILGELIQIEERAQNEVLPDDIAATLPFVRVKNPVFDVTPADYIDMIITEAGALPPHLAYTIMREYLGWGLDELQNQFLGARTGTEFR, via the coding sequence ACCATGCAGATCCGCGGCGCTGGAAAAATCGCCCGCGAAGCAGTTGCCGCACTGCGAGACCATGCAGAAACCCTTCCCCGAACCGGAGATGTTGCCGCATTCATCCGGGAGATGGAACATGCCGCAAGCATACTTCTCGGCACAAGACCGACCGCCGTCTCTCTTCCCAATGCCATCCAGATGGTTATGCGCGACGTCCGCACCGCCAGAACCGAAGAAGCCGCACGTCGCATCCTCCGCGAAAAAGCAGACGCATTCATCTGGTCGTCCAGGACCGCTCTTGACCGCATTGCCGCCATGGGAGCAAACCACATCCCTGACGGCAGTATCGTCATGACGCACTGCAACTCAAAAGCAGCCCTCGGCTGCATCCTTGAAGCAAAACGGCAGGGAAAAGACATCGAGGTTTACGCAACCGAAGTGCGGCCCTGGAATCAGGGACGGCTCACCATCAAAACCCTCAACGACAACGAAATTCCCACCACCTACTTTGTCGACTCCGCAGTCCGGTCGATGATGAAAGAGATCGACCTGGTCATCGTGGGCGCTGACGCGATCACTGTCAACGGAGCGGTTGTGAACAAAATTGGAACCTCACAGATCGCCCTGTGCGCAAACGAAGCACGCAAAAACGTCATCGTGACCGCCGAGACCTACAAGTTTGCTCCAAGAACCATTCTCGGCGAACTTATCCAGATCGAGGAACGGGCACAGAACGAAGTCCTGCCCGATGACATCGCAGCAACGCTCCCGTTCGTCCGCGTGAAAAATCCGGTCTTTGACGTAACTCCCGCAGACTACATTGATATGATAATCACCGAAGCAGGCGCTCTTCCCCCGCATCTCGCCTACACCATCATGCGCGAGTATCTCGGCTGGGGACTTGACGAACTGCAGAACCAGTTTCTCGGCGCCAGAACCGGCACCGAGTTTCGATAA